The DNA segment GCAGCATCAGGTCGGAGAAGACCCCGTCGCGCTCCGGTATGTGGCGCGGGAAGCCGAAGCCGCCGGACTCCTCGCCGCCCACGAGCACGCCCGGGGCCTTCATCGCGGGGCTTATGTACTTGAAGCCTACGGGCACGGTGTCGAGTCTCGTGTCATACTTTTCGCATATGCGATTGAGCATCATCGTGGTGGAGATCGATTTGATGACCTTGCCGTGCCAGCCCTTGTCCTCGAGCGCGTGGAGGAGGAGCAGCGAGAAGACCTCGTGAGTGGTGACGAAGTTTCCCTTCTCGTCCACCGCTCCGGCGCGGTCGGCGTCGCCGTCGGTGAGCAGCCCGCAGGAGTAGTCGCCCGACCTCACGCGCTCCATGAGCTCGTTCGCGTGCGGAGGTATCGGCTCGGGGTTGAGCCCGCCGAAGTTCGTGTCCGCCGCGTTGTGGATCTCCTCGGCCATGCCGCCCAGTATGCGGGGGAAGAAACCGGTGCCCGAGCCGAAGAGAGGATCGACCAGCACCTTCTTCATCCCCGATCCCTTGATCTTCTTCACGTCGAAATTCGCGACGATCGCGCTTAAGTATTCGCCGTACGGATCAAAGGTCGTGAACTTCGGGTTGCCCTCTATCTTCGCGATCTTCGGTTTTTTGCCTGCCGCGTCATTGGCGACGATCTTCGCCTCGATGGGCGCGAGATACTCGGCGCACGCCGCGCCGCCGTAGCTCTCCTTGAACTTGATGCCGTTCCACTTGGGCGGGTTGTGGCTGGCCGTGATCATTACGCCCGCCGCGCAGCCCTTGTACTTCACGTACCATGAGACCGCGGGGGTGGGGCAGAAGGTCTCGGAGAGGACCGTCTCGATGCCGTTGCCTAGCAGGATCTCGGCCGCCTGCCGCGCCGCTTCCGGCGAGCGGTTGCGGCGATCGTATCCT comes from the bacterium genome and includes:
- a CDS encoding phosphoglucomutase/phosphomannomutase family protein, producing MTKIKFGTDGWRAVVGEDFIPENIGKVIQAFCDVYPTLPDAGKPVMIGYDRRNRSPEAARQAAEILLGNGIETVLSETFCPTPAVSWYVKYKGCAAGVMITASHNPPKWNGIKFKESYGGAACAEYLAPIEAKIVANDAAGKKPKIAKIEGNPKFTTFDPYGEYLSAIVANFDVKKIKGSGMKKVLVDPLFGSGTGFFPRILGGMAEEIHNAADTNFGGLNPEPIPPHANELMERVRSGDYSCGLLTDGDADRAGAVDEKGNFVTTHEVFSLLLLHALEDKGWHGKVIKSISTTMMLNRICEKYDTRLDTVPVGFKYISPAMKAPGVLVGGEESGGFGFPRHIPERDGVFSDLML